The following are encoded in a window of Nakamurella sp. A5-74 genomic DNA:
- a CDS encoding DUF262 domain-containing protein: MGFQTLSHKLSELLARTMDGRIQLPDFQRSYVWDDERVRQLLVSIAQGHPLGVLLLLETGNEKIHFESKPLEGVKVGPEVQPDNLVLDGQQRLTSLTQALTGEGIVQISGARPRRYFIDVQQAVAVVQERGEEELDLSGAIESFPADGVRRTNFNRDIVLDVSTTTLQQEHGWFPLNLVFTDEATNWLFDYPDSAAAKTFLNAVLSPMKSYTIPAIELDKQTTMDAVTTVFEKVNQGGVKLTVFELLTAKFAGDRKYHAAHGHAFRLRDDWNRLSDRFAEHPVLKSFERDDLLQVVTLLASHSRSTATTARKEDVLKLSLEEYQQWSEVAADAVVKASHFLEEQSIHAAGDVPYPKQTVPLAAVIALLGKTALTHGARRLLRQWYWCGVLGELYGGAIGTRFVRDVEEVPTWVRNDGAGEPPVTVSGAYFQESRLSTMRTRNSAAYKGVQALLMAGGATDWQDHQQISRAHYLELAIDIHHIFPQKWCDDHDVFWGDRDSIINKTPIGASTNRMLQGDAPSVYLPRLRAKARISDDELDEVIAAHCIDTDALRADDFEAFFAARRAALCELIAAAMSKPVSRDVDEQGTAETSVDASSEEPEPAEEMTPED, translated from the coding sequence ATGGGATTCCAGACGTTGTCACACAAGCTGTCCGAGCTGCTGGCCAGAACGATGGACGGTCGGATCCAGCTCCCCGACTTCCAGCGCAGCTACGTGTGGGACGACGAGAGGGTGCGTCAGCTCCTGGTGAGCATCGCCCAGGGCCACCCGCTCGGGGTGCTGCTCCTGTTGGAGACGGGCAACGAGAAGATCCACTTCGAGTCCAAGCCGCTCGAGGGGGTGAAGGTCGGGCCAGAAGTTCAGCCGGACAACCTTGTTCTCGACGGCCAGCAACGGCTCACCTCGCTGACGCAGGCGTTGACCGGTGAGGGAATCGTGCAGATCAGCGGGGCTCGACCCCGTCGCTACTTCATCGACGTGCAGCAGGCCGTCGCTGTGGTGCAGGAGCGCGGCGAAGAGGAGCTAGACCTGTCGGGAGCGATCGAGTCCTTTCCTGCAGACGGCGTGCGCCGGACCAACTTCAACCGGGACATCGTGCTGGACGTCTCGACCACGACACTGCAGCAGGAACACGGCTGGTTCCCGCTCAATCTCGTCTTCACCGACGAAGCGACGAACTGGCTCTTCGACTACCCCGACTCCGCGGCGGCCAAGACCTTCCTCAACGCTGTGCTTTCCCCGATGAAGAGCTACACGATCCCTGCCATCGAGCTCGACAAGCAGACGACCATGGACGCCGTCACCACGGTGTTCGAGAAGGTCAACCAGGGCGGGGTGAAGTTGACGGTCTTCGAACTGTTGACCGCCAAGTTCGCCGGCGATCGCAAGTACCACGCAGCACATGGGCACGCATTCCGACTGCGGGACGACTGGAACAGGCTCAGCGATCGGTTCGCCGAACATCCGGTACTCAAGTCATTCGAGCGGGACGACCTCCTGCAGGTCGTCACATTGCTGGCGAGCCACAGCAGGTCGACCGCGACGACAGCCCGCAAGGAGGACGTGCTCAAGCTCAGCCTCGAGGAGTACCAGCAATGGTCCGAGGTCGCCGCTGATGCGGTGGTGAAGGCCTCCCACTTCTTGGAGGAGCAGAGCATCCACGCAGCCGGTGATGTGCCCTACCCCAAGCAGACTGTCCCATTGGCGGCGGTCATCGCACTGCTCGGAAAGACTGCGCTCACGCATGGTGCTAGGCGACTGCTCCGCCAGTGGTACTGGTGCGGCGTGCTCGGCGAATTGTACGGCGGGGCCATCGGCACGAGGTTCGTCCGGGATGTCGAAGAGGTGCCGACGTGGGTGCGTAACGACGGGGCAGGTGAGCCGCCGGTCACCGTCTCGGGCGCCTATTTCCAAGAGTCCCGACTGTCGACGATGCGCACCAGGAACTCGGCTGCCTACAAGGGAGTGCAGGCACTCCTGATGGCCGGTGGCGCGACCGATTGGCAGGACCATCAACAGATCAGCCGGGCGCACTATCTCGAGCTGGCCATCGACATCCATCACATCTTTCCGCAGAAGTGGTGCGACGACCATGACGTCTTCTGGGGCGATCGTGACTCGATCATCAACAAGACTCCCATCGGCGCGAGTACGAACCGGATGCTGCAAGGTGATGCGCCGTCGGTCTATCTGCCCCGGCTGCGCGCGAAGGCAAGGATCTCCGACGACGAACTCGACGAGGTGATCGCGGCTCACTGCATCGACACGGATGCATTGAGAGCCGACGACTTCGAGGCGTTCTTCGCGGCACGACGGGCGGCGCTGTGCGAGCTGATCGCTGCAGCGATGAGCAAGC